Proteins co-encoded in one Zygotorulaspora mrakii chromosome 5, complete sequence genomic window:
- a CDS encoding endonuclease III domain-containing protein (similar to Saccharomyces cerevisiae NTG1 (YAL015C) and NTG2 (YOL043C); ancestral locus Anc_7.89), whose protein sequence is MVTLRSSKRKHIDVCIEEEVSDGEITSKYFKKDAPFEVETAEEESYVLPVESEPANIEWIKSLNSEQYFTWVSEVTDDNPERWNKPLDPKIFKNRPVGAPPFPKSFVEIYSRVRLMRSKIITPVDSVGCAALPITVSAKCDIQQNEIKPKNYRLQLLVSLMMSAQTRDESNAKAMLNLIKYSIEELGIPEGLNLEALLRIEEDVLVNLIKPVGFFNRKAHYIKQTVQLLIDEFESDIPTDIAGMLSLPGVGPKMGLLALQKAWGKMDGIGVDVHVHRLCNMWHWVDPKKCKTAEHTRKELESWLPKELWYEINPLLVGFGQVICMARGKRCDLCLANDVCNAVDKKIANKGIMRSASKRRIQSPTKRGDFTLWLRHLEDENDALKVVDSKKERPAPVNIKNEES, encoded by the coding sequence ATGGTAACTCTTCGAAGcagcaaaagaaaacacATTGACGTCtgtattgaagaagaggtGTCAGATGGCGAAATTACATCgaaatatttcaagaaagaTGCGCCATTTGAGGTTGAAACtgcagaagaagaaagttACGTGCTCCCAGTTGAATCTGAGCCTGCTAATATTGAATGGATAAAATCGTTAAATTCAGAACAGTATTTTACGTGGGTTTCGGAAGTCACCGACGACAATCCTGAGCGATGGAACAAACCTCTGGATCCGaagatattcaaaaatagaCCTGTTGGAGCCCCACCATTTCCTAAATCCTTCGTAGAAATTTATTCTAGGGTACGACTCATGAGATCCAAGATAATAACACCTGTGGACTCTGTCGGTTGTGCCGCCCTGCCAATAACAGTAAGCGCAAAATGTGATATACAGCAGAACGAAATCAAGCCCAAGAACTATCGCTTGCAGCTATTAGTTTCTCTCATGATGTCGGCACAGACACGGGATGAGTCAAATGCAAAGGCCATGTTAAACTTGATCAAGTACTCCATTGAAGAACTTGGCATACCAGAGGGCTTAAATCTGGAAGCCCTCTTGAGAATTGAGGAAGACGTGCTTGTGAATCTGATCAAACCGGTTGGTTTTTTTAATCGAAAAGCGCACTATATAAAACAAACTGTGCAATTGCTTATTGATGAGTTTGAATCAGATATACCAACAGATATAGCAGGTATGCTATCTCTTCCGGGAGTAGGACCAAAGATGGGTTTACTTGCTCTACAAAAAGCTTGGGGAAAAATGGATGGTATCGGTGTTGATGTTCATGTTCACAGATTGTGCAACATGTGGCATTGGGTTGACCCAAAAAAGTGCAAAACCGCGGAGCATACAAGAAAGGAATTAGAATCGTGGCTGCCAAAAGAATTGTGGTACGAAATAAATCCGTTATTAGTTGGATTCGGACAAGTAATTTGCATGGCTAGGGGTAAGCGATGCGATTTATGTCTTGCCAATGATGTATGTAACGCTgtagataaaaaaattgccAATAAGGGCATAATGAGGAGTGCGTCCAAAAGACGGATACAAAGTCCAACTAAAAGAGGAGATTTCACATTGTGGCTGAGACATCTagaagatgagaatgaTGCGTTAAAAGTAGTTGATTCTAAAAAAGAAAGGCCTGCGCCAGTCAATATCAAAAACGAAGAAAGTTGA